The following DNA comes from Candidatus Methylacidiphilum fumarolicum.
ACCGTTTTGGATGTTCATTTCAATGCCATTAATATAGGGAATAGAAGGATAGCCTCTTGAGAAGGGAGCTATCCCTAGACCGTAGTTTACCGATGAATAAGCAGAAGGGATATAAAAGGCCATGCTCAGAGGATCTAAAAAAGGCTGCAATCCCATCCCTAGCGCCTGAATCAGTGTTTTGTCTATTGTAAAAACAGTGCGAGGTGCATCTAAAATATCCATTGGTCCAAAGCCTTTCGAAGGTGAAAGAAAAAAGGAAGACTTTTCCTTTGGTTCTATTGGCACTTGCCCTTTGACTTTTATTGGTGGAACGGCTAAAGCATCCTCTGCCACAGCATCGGCTGTGGAACCCATTCCGTTATCAGGATAAAGAGAAGTGATTAAAAAAAGGGGAGTCAGATAAAATACAATCTGCCTCTGGTTCATTTTTTTCTTTTTTCTATTTCCCCTTCCTCTTTGGATCCAAAAGTTAAAAAAGGGAAGAAAGGGAATTTCTTGCTTTTATACGGACTTTCCAAAAAAGGATTTGGAGGGAAAGGTCTTTTGACTTCTGACAGCAAGACAATAGAGAGGATTCCGCAAATTAAAAAAAAGAGCGAAAAGAGTATGAAACCAAAAGAGCAAGAACCAAAAGACTCTTTGATTTTTCCAAGAAAAATAGGTAAGAGAAAACCGCCAATGCCTCCTGCAGCTCCTACAATTCCTGTCGTTAAGCCAATATGGGAGGCAGTTTGCGTGCCCACCAATTGAAATATGGCCCCATTGGCTAAGCCAAGACATCCCATCATAAAAAATATTGGAGTTAATTCTAAAAGCAGAGGAAAGTAAAAGGAGGGAAGAAAAGCAAAAAAGCTGCCTAAGCTAATTAAAAGAAACAATACCTTTATTCCGCCCAATTTGTCGGCTATTGCTCCACCTAAAGGCCTTAAAAGGCTTCCAGAGGCAATGAGCAAGGTTTGAAGCCCTCCCGCCTTCACTTTCTCTACTCCATACTCATCGACAAGAAAGAACCCCAGATAGCTTGAAAAGCCTATAAAACCACCAAAATTAAGGCTATACAAAAGGGAAAAAAGCCATGTCTTTTTCTGACAGAGCACTCGAATGATACTTTCCCCAGTAATTCTTTCATTCTGGGGCCGAGGAGCATCTTCAGCAAAAAAAAACACGAAAAGGAAAACAATGAATAGGAGCAGGAAGAAAAAGCCGAAAACCGAATGCCACCCGTATCTGTGTGCAATCATAGGACCGAAAAGTGTACTAAGAAGCGTGCCGCTATTTCCGCTTCCAGTCAGTCCTAAAACA
Coding sequences within:
- a CDS encoding MFS transporter — protein: MKKPFFSNIFVNKQSLLTLCSSFFYFDISFAIWVILGAVGTFIADELKLTPVEKGIMVALPILSGSSLRIALGIAESGFGGKKTALIAMGVSFIPLVWGFAFAHTLKEIYFIGILLGVAGASFAVAIPMASRWFLPQHQGLVLGLTGSGNSGTLLSTLFGPMIAHRYGWHSVFGFFFLLLFIVFLFVFFFAEDAPRPQNERITGESIIRVLCQKKTWLFSLLYSLNFGGFIGFSSYLGFFLVDEYGVEKVKAGGLQTLLIASGSLLRPLGGAIADKLGGIKVLFLLISLGSFFAFLPSFYFPLLLELTPIFFMMGCLGLANGAIFQLVGTQTASHIGLTTGIVGAAGGIGGFLLPIFLGKIKESFGSCSFGFILFSLFFLICGILSIVLLSEVKRPFPPNPFLESPYKSKKFPFFPFLTFGSKEEGEIEKRKK